The Thermocrinis albus DSM 14484 genome segment TTTCTATATACTTAAAGAGAAGTTAAGGTGGGGCTAAAATGCTGGAGAGAGCTCTAGCTTACAGGTTCAAAGAGGGTAAGCTTCAACCCGTGGAACATCCCCACATACCCTCTTTCCAAAATCTTCTCCACATAGATAGACAGAAGGAGGAGCTCAAGCGCAACACTCAAAAGCTGGTTATGGGACTACACGCCAACGATGTCCTCCTGTGGGGGGACAGGGGAACCGGCAAATCTTCCCTCGTGAAGTCTATGCTGGGACTGTTCGGCAAGGATGGCCTCAGGATCATACAGGTGTATAAGATGGATATAGAGCACATCTCTGACCTTTACGGTATCCTGAGGGGCTCACCTCTCAAGTTTATCCTGTTCTTTGATGACCTTTCCTTTGAGAAAGGGGACGAAAGCTACAGGATACTTAAGTCCATGATGGACGGAGATGTGGAGGAAAGGCCACCCAACGTGGTTATATACGCCACCTCCAACAGGAGGAACCTTATGGCAGATGTGGAAGGTTCAGAACTGTTTCCCGAAGAATCGGCCATAGAAAGGTGGTCTTTAGTGGAACGTTTTGGTATAAGGTTAGGTTTTTTTGCCTTCGGCATGGATCAGTATCTGGATGTGGTGAAACATTATCTTACCCTGAAGGGCATAACTTGGGATGAAGAGATAAGAGCTATGGCCGTAAGGTGGGCCACCGAAAGGGGAAGCTTTTCAGGAAGGACAGCATGGCAGTTTGTGAAGTATCTGGAGGGAGAGTTGCATGTTGGGTATTATAGGCGGTAGTGGGCTCTACAAACTGGAGGGTCTTGAGGAGGTCAGGGTTTTACAAATAGATACTCCTTTCGGAAAGCCTTCGGGACCCATTGTGGTGGGTAAGCTGGAAGGTAAAGAAGTGTGTTTCTTGCCGAGGCATGGCCCTGATCACAATATACCACCACACCTGGTGCCTTACAAGGCCAACCTGTGGGCTCTGAGGGAGTTAGGTGTGAAAAGAGTGCTCTCCGTATGCGCGGTAGGTGGTATCAACAGAAACTTCAGACCCGGCGACGTGATCCTTATAAACGACTTTATAGACTTGACGAAGGGTAGGGAAAGTACCTACTACAACGGCGTTTACTCCCCTAAGGTAGAGGGTGAGGATCTTCCTGCAAAACTCATGAGGGAGGGCAAAGTAGTACACGTGGATATGTCACAGGCCTACTGTCCTCAGATGAGAGAGTTCTTGGCGGAGGTTCTTAAAAAACACGGTGTGCCTTTTCACCCGTCAGGTGTGTATGCCTGTACAGAAGGCCCGCGTTTTGAAACCCCCGCAGAGATAAAAATGATAGAAAGCTTGGGAGCTGATGTGGTAGGTATGACAGGTTATCCGGAGGTGGTTTTGGCCAGAGAGCTCACCATGTGTTACGCTTCCCTCTGCGTGGTGGCCAACCCTGCAGCGGGTATAGCCGGCTATCGTCTTACCAGTAAGGAAGTACTCCAAATGATGGCACAAAGGGAAGCCCAGATAAAGAGCGTGCTTAGGACCTTTATAATGCTTCTTCCTGAAGAAAGAAGTTGTGGGTGTCAGAATATTCTAGAAGGTGCTGAGGTCTGAAAAGTAAGGTCTCCTCTATGAAGTTTCTCACCGCAGGTGTATGCGGCCTCTTTCTATCGTAAACCATGTAGAAGTTTCTCTGTATGGGCCTAAGATCTTTAACCGTCACCATCTTCAATCCCCTCGCCACAGCTTTCTTCAGCAGGAGGGAGGATGTGAAACTAATAGCCTTTACCCCCTTTAATACGTCCAGTATAACTTCATCACTGTCAGACACCATGAGTACGTTAAGTTTATCAACACATAAACCGTGAGAATGTAGAGCTTCTTCCACAAGACGTCTGGTGCTTGATCCCTCTTCCCTCAAGATGAAGGGTACCTTTGGAAGATCCTCTAGACTTAGCTCCTCTTCCATCTGAGAGTTCGCGATGAACACTACCCTGTCTTTCCAAAGGTCTACGTACTCCAAATCCTCCATATCAAGTTTTAAGCCAACGAAACCTAAATCCAGCTTACCTACATGTACTTGCTCCACCACTAATCTGGAATTCGCTACATGTAACTCCACCCTACTCTGGGGATTCTTCCTGAGGTACATACTTACTAGATCCCCTAATACCACGGTTCCTAGTAGGGGGCTGGCTCCCATCTTGATTAGCCCACCGTAGGAACCCAGCATGAGCTTTATCTCTTCAACAGCTGCAAGCTTAACTTCGAGAAGACGTCTGGCATAAGGATACAGAGTATGAGCTACACTGGTAGGTATAAGATCTTTACCCTTTCGGTAAAAGAGCTTTATTCCTAACTGTTTTTCTAAACGATGCATATGAAAGCTGATGGTAGACTGGGAAAGGTGCAAACATTCAGAAGTTTTTGATATGCTGCCTTTCTCATAAACACAACAGAAGATTTCCATGAGCCTAAGATCCAGATCTATGTTTTTCATGAATATTAATATTTACCTTCTTTCCTCAATGTTGAGTATGGTAACTATCATAACTTTTTGGTTCCACGTTAATGGTTTCTTCCACCACGTAAGGTTTTTCTCCTTTACCTGCGTAGTAAATCCTCACCAACATCTCGGCCAGTATTCCCGTAGACGCCAGTTGAATCCCTGCCAGTACCAACAACACACCCAGTAGAAGGAGAGGCCTCCTACCTATGTCTTCATCAGCTAGTATCTTCACACCAAAAAGGTAAAGGAGTGTGAGAAGCCCTAAAGTCAGAAGTATGAGGCCAATACCACCGAACACGTAGAGGGGTTTCGTCATATAATCGTTTAGAAACTTAACCAAAAGTATGTCCAAAAGAACTCGCACAGTTCTACCTATACCGTACTTGGATTTTCCGTACCTTCTCGGGTGGTGTCTTACTACCACTTCCGTAACCTTGGCACCAAAACGTTGAGTTAATGCAGGAAGAAATCTGTGCATGTCACCGTAAAGCTCCAGCTTTTTGGCTATATCAGCCCTGTAAGCTTTCAGGGTGCAGCCGTAATCGTGAAGATGAACGCCAGTTACCTTGGATATTATCCAGTTGGCTATCATAGAAGGCAGGCGCCTTGAGAGGAAGGGATCCTTTCTGTCCTTTCTCCATCCACTTACCACGTGGTAACCTTCCCTCACCTTTTGAAGAAGGAGAGGTATGTCTTCTGGATCGTTCTGCAGATCAGCATCCATGGTGATGATGATATCCCCCTCTGCATACTGAAAGCCGGCATACAGGGCAGCCGTTTGGCCAAAGTTCCTCCTAAACCTTATGATCTTCAGTTTCTCATCCTGACTGGCCAGCTCTTTGAGGACAGCGAAGGTATTGTCGGTGGATCCATCATCCACAAACAGTATTTCGTAATCTTCTCCCAGTTTTTCTAAAACTTCCTTCAGCTTGCGGTAAAGTATAGGTATGCTCTCCTCCTCGTTGTAAGCGGGAATCACCACCGATATCATATGTACCTTCCCTCACTTTCAAGAATTACTGTCAGTACGTTATCTCTCAGTTCCTTATGGGTGACCCTGTAGTCGTAAAAGTTTATTTTTTCCAAGTGGTCTGGTGAGAGGTTTTTCTCCTCTATGTACCTAAGGGTGAAGGCCCTATGGGGTTGTGAGTTAGTAACAACCCTTCCCTTCTTTCGGTAGATGAACCGAACCACCAACTTCGCTTTGCTAAGGTCCACCAGCTTCTCTTCCTCTCTACCCAAGAAGGAGAAAACCACCTGATCTGAGAATATCTCCTTGGTAAGTTCTCTGATATAAGACCTCCAGAGCTCTCCGACCCTCTTGCCGTTACATACATCTTTCCAACCAATGGGAGCGTAAGGAATGGGTGTATCTATATGAACCAGTCCCAAGAGGGGAGACATAACAACAGATCTCTCCGCTAACCTTTTCTGGACGGGGGGAGGTAGAACCCAGAACTCCAAGCTTTCCCAGAAGGGACCTTTGTACCTTCTCCACACGGGTAGGAGGTTATCCATATTGGCATGGGTGCACTCCATCATCTTCAGACGTTGGGGGTTGAGGCGTGGAAAAGGATAATCCTGTATGCTGAAGGAAGGTGTGTCTTTGAGGATCATTCTGGACTGTTTTTTTGTGGAGGGGAGAAGATGGAGCATAACTATTATTATATGATGGGTTTAAAGCCTCAGGTGGCTCCCTTCACGGTACAGCCTTTGGGTGATAAATTCTATGTGAAGAATGCTTACGGTCTAGGGGAGGGTCTTTTGGTGAACGGGTCGGTTCTTCTCCTTATGCATCTTATGGACGGTAGTAGAGACCTTTTGGATATAAAGGCAGACTTCTTACGAAGAACAGGAAAACTCCTTTCGGAGGAAGAGTTAAGGGATGTGCTGTGGGCTTTAGACAGGGCACTCCTTCTGCAGAACGGGAGATTACAGCAGATACTCCAACAGATAGAGACAGAGATAAGAGACAGGGGTTACTTGGAACCTAGCCACGCGGGTGTAGTTTATCCGGAAGATGCGGACAGCTGCAGAAACTTCTTGGTGGGAGCGGACATTAAACCAAAGGAGCGCGCTTTGGGCGTAATGGTGCCCCACATGGACCTAAGGGTGGCAAAAGAAACTTACTGGCAGGCCTACGGTAGACTGGAGGGGTCTTATCACCTCGTCATCATAATGGGTGTGTCCCATTACTTTCACCGTCATCCTATATCCTTTCTACCTGTTGGCATAAAGACACCTTTCGGTATTTTGGAGGTGGAAGACTCCCTTCTTAAAAGGATCGTGCAGAGATTCGGAGACTGGGTTTTCGAAGATACTGTGGCCTATGTGGAGGAGCATTCCATAGAGTTTCAGGCCCTCTATGTTAAAATGCTGTGGCCGAAGGCTAAGGTGATTCCTATGATAGTGGCTCATGCAAGCACAGAGTTTATGGAGGAGGTGGCAGACTTTATGGAAGTAATCTTGAGACCTTACAAAGATGATCTTGTTGTTATATCCAGTGTGGATATGAGTCACGTAGGTAGGAAGTTTGGGGATCCTTCCTCTTACGATCCTTCTCTTACCGATATGAAATATCTGGAGCTTATGCGTAAACTTTATTATCCGGAGGCTTACCGTTTTCTGTGGGAGACCGATAATATAACCCGAATAGATGGACAGTACACCAACTATCTTTTTGGTGCCCTCCTCAAGAGACTAGGATCAGCAGAAGGAAGACTCTTAGACTACAGGAAGTACGTAGAAGAGCTGACCGACTCGGTGGTTTCTTACGCCAGCTTAGTTTTTCCTGTGTCATGAAACAGATAGAAACCGACATAACATGTAGGCTGGATGCTCTCCCTTGGACCAGCTTCCACTGGCGTTTCCTCTTTGCACTGGGTATAACGTGGGTTCTCGATGCCTTTGAAGTGGTGATAGTAACCGCTGTTTTGCGCAGTATGACATCAGATTTAGGAATAACAAAGGAGCAGTCTTCTTTAGTTATAAGTAGTTTTCTGGTGGGTACAGTGTTAGGTTCTTTGGTCTTCGGTTACTTGGCAGACAGATGGGGGAGGAAGAAGTTATTTCTACTTACCCTCCTCCTCTACTCGGGTGGTACTTTTCTTACAGGCTTTGCCACAGATCTTTGGAGCGTCCTTCTGTTTCGTCTCATGGCGGGTGCTGGTTTAGGTGGTGAGTTCACCGCCATACAGTCTGCCATAGATGAATTTGTTCCCGCAAGACACAGGGGGAAGGTGGATGGTACCATAACGGCTTTGTGGAATCTGGGAAGTCTCATGGCTTCTCTCACCACACTGTACTTACTTAGGTTCTTGGGTGAAACCGGGTGGAGGTGGGCTTTTCTGCTGGGTGGTGTGATAGCGTTGTTGGCCTTTGTAGTAAGACTGTATGTTCCTGAGTCACCCCGTTGGCTTATAGCCAAAGGCAGATTGTGGGAAGCTGAGAGGATCGTGAGCAGCATAGAGAGCTATGCAGGTGTAAGGCCTAATGTGGAAAAGTGTATGGTACCCGTGTACGAAGGGAGTCTGTGGGATGCTACTCGTCTTATTCTCTCTCGCTACAGGTGGCGCTTTCTCTTCAGTGCCAGTATGAGCTTTACTATTCTCACCACTTACTACGGCATGCAGGCTCTTCTACCCATAGTTCTTACGGAGGTTTACGGCCTGAAAGGTACCGACGTGCCCTCTGTACTCATGTTCGGCAGTGTGGGAGGTCTCTTAGGTGGTCTTGTGGTGGCTTATCTTAGTGACAGGATAGGTAGAAAGGTTATGGGTCTTGCTGTGA includes the following:
- a CDS encoding ATP-binding protein; its protein translation is MLERALAYRFKEGKLQPVEHPHIPSFQNLLHIDRQKEELKRNTQKLVMGLHANDVLLWGDRGTGKSSLVKSMLGLFGKDGLRIIQVYKMDIEHISDLYGILRGSPLKFILFFDDLSFEKGDESYRILKSMMDGDVEERPPNVVIYATSNRRNLMADVEGSELFPEESAIERWSLVERFGIRLGFFAFGMDQYLDVVKHYLTLKGITWDEEIRAMAVRWATERGSFSGRTAWQFVKYLEGELHVGYYRR
- the mtnP gene encoding S-methyl-5'-thioadenosine phosphorylase, coding for MLGIIGGSGLYKLEGLEEVRVLQIDTPFGKPSGPIVVGKLEGKEVCFLPRHGPDHNIPPHLVPYKANLWALRELGVKRVLSVCAVGGINRNFRPGDVILINDFIDLTKGRESTYYNGVYSPKVEGEDLPAKLMREGKVVHVDMSQAYCPQMREFLAEVLKKHGVPFHPSGVYACTEGPRFETPAEIKMIESLGADVVGMTGYPEVVLARELTMCYASLCVVANPAAGIAGYRLTSKEVLQMMAQREAQIKSVLRTFIMLLPEERSCGCQNILEGAEV
- a CDS encoding LysR family transcriptional regulator is translated as MKNIDLDLRLMEIFCCVYEKGSISKTSECLHLSQSTISFHMHRLEKQLGIKLFYRKGKDLIPTSVAHTLYPYARRLLEVKLAAVEEIKLMLGSYGGLIKMGASPLLGTVVLGDLVSMYLRKNPQSRVELHVANSRLVVEQVHVGKLDLGFVGLKLDMEDLEYVDLWKDRVVFIANSQMEEELSLEDLPKVPFILREEGSSTRRLVEEALHSHGLCVDKLNVLMVSDSDEVILDVLKGVKAISFTSSLLLKKAVARGLKMVTVKDLRPIQRNFYMVYDRKRPHTPAVRNFIEETLLFRPQHLLEYSDTHNFFLQEEAL
- a CDS encoding glycosyltransferase family 2 protein, with amino-acid sequence MISVVIPAYNEEESIPILYRKLKEVLEKLGEDYEILFVDDGSTDNTFAVLKELASQDEKLKIIRFRRNFGQTAALYAGFQYAEGDIIITMDADLQNDPEDIPLLLQKVREGYHVVSGWRKDRKDPFLSRRLPSMIANWIISKVTGVHLHDYGCTLKAYRADIAKKLELYGDMHRFLPALTQRFGAKVTEVVVRHHPRRYGKSKYGIGRTVRVLLDILLVKFLNDYMTKPLYVFGGIGLILLTLGLLTLLYLFGVKILADEDIGRRPLLLLGVLLVLAGIQLASTGILAEMLVRIYYAGKGEKPYVVEETINVEPKSYDSYHTQH
- a CDS encoding peroxide stress protein YaaA, with translation MLHLLPSTKKQSRMILKDTPSFSIQDYPFPRLNPQRLKMMECTHANMDNLLPVWRRYKGPFWESLEFWVLPPPVQKRLAERSVVMSPLLGLVHIDTPIPYAPIGWKDVCNGKRVGELWRSYIRELTKEIFSDQVVFSFLGREEEKLVDLSKAKLVVRFIYRKKGRVVTNSQPHRAFTLRYIEEKNLSPDHLEKINFYDYRVTHKELRDNVLTVILESEGRYI
- the amrB gene encoding AmmeMemoRadiSam system protein B, with product MEHNYYYMMGLKPQVAPFTVQPLGDKFYVKNAYGLGEGLLVNGSVLLLMHLMDGSRDLLDIKADFLRRTGKLLSEEELRDVLWALDRALLLQNGRLQQILQQIETEIRDRGYLEPSHAGVVYPEDADSCRNFLVGADIKPKERALGVMVPHMDLRVAKETYWQAYGRLEGSYHLVIIMGVSHYFHRHPISFLPVGIKTPFGILEVEDSLLKRIVQRFGDWVFEDTVAYVEEHSIEFQALYVKMLWPKAKVIPMIVAHASTEFMEEVADFMEVILRPYKDDLVVISSVDMSHVGRKFGDPSSYDPSLTDMKYLELMRKLYYPEAYRFLWETDNITRIDGQYTNYLFGALLKRLGSAEGRLLDYRKYVEELTDSVVSYASLVFPVS
- a CDS encoding MFS transporter, which gives rise to MKQIETDITCRLDALPWTSFHWRFLFALGITWVLDAFEVVIVTAVLRSMTSDLGITKEQSSLVISSFLVGTVLGSLVFGYLADRWGRKKLFLLTLLLYSGGTFLTGFATDLWSVLLFRLMAGAGLGGEFTAIQSAIDEFVPARHRGKVDGTITALWNLGSLMASLTTLYLLRFLGETGWRWAFLLGGVIALLAFVVRLYVPESPRWLIAKGRLWEAERIVSSIESYAGVRPNVEKCMVPVYEGSLWDATRLILSRYRWRFLFSASMSFTILTTYYGMQALLPIVLTEVYGLKGTDVPSVLMFGSVGGLLGGLVVAYLSDRIGRKVMGLAVSFCSLMFSSLFLVPIFDLKTTFFLYSLVGYSFASVAYVLATEIYPSPIRAYAIGLMSLVGRVSGSFVSPLLVAVSQQDYRLGVIGLASLWMVGFTAFFLYTLRGKETRGRSLEDIS